DNA from Chryseomicrobium sp. FSL W7-1435:
TAAGTAAATACGTCTCACGCCGAGGCATGAGACGCATGTTGGTTTACTCTAATCCTGTGAACTCACTTGCCTCATAGTATTCTGAGTCGATAAGCTCTGCTTTTACATTTTCTTGATCGACAACAATAACATCTGTTTGTTTAGCTTTTACTTCTACTGCACCATTGTCATAAGAACCTGTTGTTTCTGGGTCATTACCGTCTAAGATATCAACCGCCATACCCATTGCATCTTGAACCAATGTACGTACGTCTTTAAATACAGTCATAGATTGTTGACCATCAATAATGTATTGAATAGACGCTTTTTCAGCATCTTGACCAGTTACAAAGAATGATGTGATAGCACTATCAGAACCAAATACATCTGCAATTGCGCGAGCTGTTCCATCGTTAGGTGCTAAAATAGCTACATCACCTTTTTGATCGTCAGCTGCTGCTGTTAAGTGTGTTTGTGCCTTGTTTTTCGCTTCGTTTGGATCCCAGTTCGTTGTTACTTGACCAATAATTTTACCAAGTTCATCGCGAGAAAGTTCTGCTTTGTCGCTAAGCGCTTCTGCTTCAGAAGAGTTAGCAATGACAAATGTGCCATCTGCAATTTTTGGTTGTAATACTTCCCAAGCACCTTGGAAGAATAAGAAGGCGTTGTTATCAGATGCCGCTCCTGCATAAAGATAAAGTGGGATTCCTGAACCATCTGCATTATCAATCAAATATTGTGCTTGTGCTGCACCTACTGCTAAGCTATCGAATGTCACGTAATAATCTACTGCATCTGTATCTGTGATCAAACGGTCATAAGAAATGACAGTAACACCTTCTTGTTTTGCCGCTTCAACTGCAGCACCCGCTGCCGCTCCGTCATGAGGAGTGATGATCAATACATCAATTCCTTTATTTAATAGTGCATCTACATTTTCTTTTTCTTTTGCAGATGACCCTTGGCTAAATAAAATCTCTGTTGAATAATCTGAATCAGCTAAAGCATCTTTAAAGCGCTGCTCATCTTGTACCCAACGTGGCTCATCTTTTGTTGGTAAAACGATCCCCACGTCTACACCACTACTTGAATCTCCACCTGTTGAATTACACCCAGCAACAAATACCATGGACGCTGCAAGTAACCCAGCCCATTTCCACATATTGTTTTTCTTCATTTCTAAACCCTCTCCCTTTGTTTATGATGATTTCTACTTCAGTATAGAAAGTTAAGCATTTGGATGTAAGCGCTATCACGGGTAATCTTTTACTATCATCTGTATTTTTTTAAGATGTTGTCCGAAAATTAAAAAAAGAAAATCAGACAAAAATAAATCAGCAGGTTCTCTAGGTTGAATTCCAGAGAATCTGCTGACTATTGTTTACATTGAGTTCCGTATATATATTCTTTTAGCCTATTAAGCTAATTACACCCATTTAGCTAAATCTTGAATCGGTAAGCGAACGGATTGATAGCCGTCCTCTGCTGCTTGACCGATTGAAATGAGCATAACTGGTTCAAAGCGCTCTTTCTCTAATCCAAAAGCTTCTGCGATCTTGGCTTTTTCAAAACCACCGATTGGATTTGTTGCATAGCCACGACTTTGAGCAGATAACATTATTTGCATCGATACAAGTCCTGCATCAATAAAATTCATAGCTCTCATGTCTTCTCGTGGAATGTCATTTAACATATTTTTAATCATTGGCACTTGGCGATCACGAACATCAGCAGGCATAACACCTTTTTCTACTGCCAAGTCATAAATTTCTTGGGTTGTATCACTGCTATTCATATCGACAAAAACAGCAATTACAGCAGCTGATGTGTCTACTTGACGTTGGTTAAACTTAGCTAGTTCTTTCAGTTTACCTTTCCCTTCTTCGCTGTCGATAACAAGGAAGCGCCATGGCTGCAAGTTCAATGAAGATGGCGCAAGAGATGCCTCTTCTAATAACTCCATCATCTCTTGTTTTTCAATCTTAACTTCTGGATTGTATACGCGAATCGAACGGCGTTCTTTTACCGTTTGCTGATATGTTGGTTGTGTTATAGTTGTCATTCTAATACCCTCACTTTTTCTTTGCTGAATGCAGACTAGTCTAACGCTAGATTATAGGGAACGTCAATTACTCTGCTTATAATTGCGCGCGTACCATATTTTTGATGCCTCTACTTCGCTTCCCGTCAACTGGTGACCGTATGGCTCAACGTGCATGTCCACTTCTGCTCCATGTTCAAGCAGCATAGCTTTGAGCCCTTCTGATTCTTTATAAGGCACCATTTGATCATTGACTCCGGCCCCTATAAAGACTGGCAACTTTGCTAAATTCGGAATCTGCGCGTCTGGGTTCGGAATCATAGGATGATACAGGATGGCTCCGGCAACGCTTTGTTGTTCCGTCATGATGAGATTAGCCGCGATGTTTGCCCCATTCGAATAACCGACTGCCACCACGTTTTCCCGGTCAAAATTATAGTCATTCGCAGCTTGTTGAATGTAGTCATGTAATTCCTTCGTTCGGAAGGCCAAATCTTCTTGATCCAGTACTCCCATTGCTAGACGCTTGAAAAAGCGTGGCATCCCATTCTCAAGGACGTTTCCACGTACACTTAGAACGTTAGCTTCTTCATCAATCATCGAAGCAATCGCTAACAAGTCGTGTTCGTTCCCTCCTGTACCGTGCAATAACAGTAGTGTAGGTGCTTGGGGGTTAGTACCTTGTTTGAATACATGTTTCATAGTTTATCAGTCTCCTTTGCGAGCTGCTTTGCCCAATTTTCGTGTAATTTCTAACCATTGTTTAAATTCCTCTTCTTCAATCCCAGTAAAATACTGACTCATTCGCTCAAGATGCTCAGGAAATGCTTGTTCCATCAACTGTTGTCCTGATGCACTCAGCTCTATATACGTAATACGTCGATCTTCCGTACAGACCGTACGTGTAATAAGTTGCTTCTTCACAAGTTTATCTAGTACGTATGTTGTACTACCGCTTGTAATCAATACATGTTTGGCTACCTTTTGAACCGGTTGTCTTCCTTGATGATAGAGCAGTTCAAGAACTGAAAACTCAGTAACGTGTAACTCATTTTTCACGGCATCTTCTTTGATTCGTTGGTGAAAGGCGCCAGACGTCCGAACGAGTGCTTCAATTGCTAAACCTACTTGTTTCGTATCCATACTTACACGCCTCCTTTATCTTGATTTCAAGATAATTGTATCATAGGAACTTGTAGTCGTCAAAAAAAGAGCCTGGAGTTCCCTCCAGACTCTTACTACTTAAACGCGTTCGATAATCATGGCAATGCCTTGGCCGCCACCGATACAAAGACTGGCAACACCATATTGTAAGTTCCGTTCTTGCAACTCATAGGCAAGACTTAAAACGATTCGTGCTCCACTAGTACCAACAGGGTGACCAAGCGCTAAAGCACCGCCATTGACATTCGTTTTTGCACGGTCAAGACCGAGTTCTTTCTCAACAGCCAAATACTGGGCCGCGAACGCTTCATTGACTTCCACTAAATCCATTTGATCCAGTGTCATGTTTGCGCGCTCCAGAGCCTGTTTAATTGCTGGGACTGGACCGATTCCCATGATTTCAGGATCTACTCCAGAAACACCCCATGACACAATACGAGCAATTGGCTTTAACTCTTGTTTCGTTACAGCTTCTTCTCCTGCAAGTACTAAGCTTGCTGCACCATCATTAATCCCACTAGCATTTCCAGCTGTTACAGAACCTTCTTTTTTAAACGAAGGACGAAGTTTTCCGAGCGACTCTACTGTCGTGTCAGGTTTAATATGTTCATCTAGCTCGACCATGACAGTTCCTTTTCGAGAGGTCAGTGGAAACGGCACGATCTCTTTTGCAAACCTTCCTGATTCACGTGCCGCTGCTGCACGCTGGTTACTCTCAACTGCAAACGCATCTTGTTCTTCACGACTGATGGTATACATGTCGGCAAGCTTTTCTGCAGTCATACCCATCCCATTGCCCGTATAGTCATCGGTTAGAGTAGACAGTATCATGTCTTCAAACTTCATCGGTCCTAGCTTTGCTTGATGGAATCTGCTCGTGAAACTTGCAAAAGGTGCCATAGACATGTTCTCGGCTCCACCAGCTAAAACCACATCTGCTTCACCCAGTTGAATCAACTGAGCTGCCGACACAAGCGCTTGCGTCCCAGAACCGCATAGACGGTTTAGCGTTAATGCTGGAACTTCTTTTGGAACACCCGCTTTTAGACCAATGTGACGCGCAAGGTAAGCCGCATTTGTATGTGAATGAATGACATTGCCATAAATGACATGATCAATTTGTTCAGGCAAAACACCTGCTCGCTTCATTGCTTCTTGCGCAGTTACTTTCCCAAGCTCATCCGCTGGTACAGCTGAGAATGATCCCCCAAATGCTGTAAATGCCGTGCGTGCTCCTTCTACTATATAAACATTTTTCAATTTATAGTTCCCCTTTACGTTTTCTATACTAAGTTCATTACCGTTTTCACTGATTCAGCTGAGCGGTCAAGTGCCGTCTTTTCAGCTTCTGTAAGTTCGAGTTCAATAATTCGTTCGATGCCGTTTCCGCCAAGCACAGTCGGTACACCCAAATAAATATCTGAGTAGCCGTACTCTCCTTCTAAATAAGCAATGGCCGGTAAAATCCGCTTCTCGTCTTTAATGAGTGCTTCAGCCATTTCAACGAGTGCTGCGGCAGGTGCATAATAAGCACTTCCGTTACCAAGCAATGCTACAATTTCTCCGCCGCCTTTGCGTGTGCGTTCTACTATAGCTTGCAAACGTTCTTCGGAAAGCAACACAGTTAGTGGTACTCCACCAGCGCTCGAATACCGAACCAGCGGCACCATGTCATCCCCATGTCCACCTAACACAAAGCCTGTGATGTCTTTCGCCGAGATGTTCAATTCTTCTGCTACGAAAGTAGAAAATCTAGCTGTATCAAGTACACCGGATTGACCAATGACACGGTTTTTTGAGAAGCCTGTCGTCTTGTAACATACGTAAGTCATGGCATCCACTGGATTACTGAGGACAAGGATGAAACTGTTTGGTGCATAGTGTTTAATGTTTTCTGATACTGTCCTCATGATTCCTGCATTCGTGGCTACCAAATCATCACGGCTCATGCCAGGCTTGCGAGCAATTCCCGCTGTAACAATAACAAGGTCCGCGTCACGAATCGCCTCATAATCGGAAGCCCCTTGAACTCGAGTGCTAAACTTTTGGACAGGTCCTGTCTCCAGCATATCAAGCGCTTTTCCTTTAGTCGGATTCTCTTGTTGTGGGATGTCTAGTAAGACAACATCCCCTAACTCCTTCTGTGCGAGCATAAAAGCTGTTGTAGCTCCTGTAAAACCCGCCCCGATCACAGCAATCTTAGTACGTCGAAAAGTCATTGTAACTCCCCCTATAAAGTGACTGAATGAAAACGCCTTCTTTTCCATTGTAATCCTTTTAATCGTATTTCGCGAACGCAAAAAAGACCATCATTAAATGGTCTTTAAATGGTGGTAATGCCGGACATCATTGCAATATAAGCCGAAAGAATAGCAGCTAGACTAAAGAACCCTCCTGCTAGAAGTGGCGCTCGCTTAATAAATGATGTAACAACCAAACCACTAAACAAAATTGCGAGACCTCCAAACAACACAGTTCCAATACCTACTTGTAATCCTAGTTGAACACCGGACTGAACAGAGTCTTGTAAAAAGAACGTGGACAGCGCCGATAAATTTGCTTCCATAACCATGCTGCTTGGGGGAGCTTGATGGCTGAAAAACGCAGTAACTGTAAAAATCGCAACCAAGATAATGGATTCTGCCCGTACCCATGGGATAGGGTCCAATTTTCGTGATTCGATCCATCGTTTCATAAAGAAGCTGTTAATGACAATGTAAGCAACGAGGGGGATCATCAATACCTGTTTGATGAAAAGTCCTTGCCCATAGGAAGTGCTGAGTCCTGTCGCATAATTCGGAACCGTTAAATCCATTAGCAAGAATCCACTTACCCCCATCGTTACGAAACTAATGAAAGCTACGGGAGAGAACCACTTCAACCAAGGCAGCCAGTTCTGTGTATTCGTTGAGAACCATGCAATTACTAATACCACTCCGACCCATACCGCTGCTGCCAGTAGGTGCAAAAAGTCACCAATAAAACCTTTGATTGGCGCGATAGAGCTTGCATGACTAGCCCAAGCAATCGTCCCTATTAAAAATGTCGTCAATGCAAGATACCCTGCTTGGAAATACCATTCGCGTCTCTCTTGAAATACTGTGTAAAACAAAATTAACAGCACGCCTCCTAGAAGTGTGAAATCCCAAGCGATGCCTGTTCGGTAAGAGAGCAAGACCGTTTCAAGTGCAGTAGTAAACGATTGACGTGGCATTAGAGCAAATGTGATCTGAAGTATAGGTATAAACGCCCCAATCACCACTGCTAGTGTACTGATGAGTATTATAATTGGAGATACTCGCAAAGCGGGCCGTTTGGTTTCAGGGACCGCCAGCAATAAAAAACTTCCAACAAGAACAGCCAGTCCAAGCGACAGTACAAGCTGCCCTGCCATAACGAGGAGTTCCATTACGCTCTCTTTCTTCTTGTAATAGTAAGAATGCTAACTGCCACTAAAACTACCGCTAGTGCGGCAATGATCCAAATGAATGGTGAAGTGCCCTCTTCTTCAGCTGTTGCTGTTGTAGACGCCACTTCTGTCGCTTGAGATGAGTCATCCATTTCTTCTTGCTCCCCGGCAACCGGCTCTTCCTCTTCTTCCGTTGCCACCTCTTCTTCAGCAGCTACTTCCTCCACTGGTGCATTGACAGTAAATCCAAACGTCCCGTTTAGTGGATGTCCGTCTTCACTGATCGAATTCCAATTGACAGTGTACGTGCCGTTTTCAAGGGGCTGTTCTAATTGACCCGTTAAAACGCCGTCCTCAATTGTGAAGTCTGTCACAGCTACTTCTTGCCCAGATTCCGTTAAGACATCAAATACACTACCTTCCTCAATTTGACCTGAGTACGTAAGTGTAATCGCATCAATTGTTTCTGTCAGCTCTGCTCCGTCTTCTGGAGTTGTTGCGCTAAGTTCAGTGTGTGCAGAAGCGACTGATGTAATAAATAAACTCATTAAAATAGTGATTAAAATTAAGCTACGTTTCATATGATTTCCTCCTCTAATTTATCCGTTTCTTAGTATAGACGGTGAATGTGAAATTTGAATGAACTGCTAATCCTACTTAGATAACGCGAAAACCTGTAATATGGATCAATTTCTTTTAGACATACCTTCAGAAATCTGTCATCATTGAGTATGGGGTGAGGTAATGAAGCGTCGAAAACAACCAATCAATATGGAGCCGATTCTGCTAAGTTCTGGTGTTCTTTTATTGGTATTTTCAGTGTTTATATCTATACCCATCATCTTATTTATGCAAGATTTGTTATTTTTCAAAGAAGATACACTTACACTCATTCGTCATGACGAAGCATTTACCGGGTTAGCCGTTGCTTTTGCTTGGCTCGGCATTGTCTCACTAAGTGCTTATGGAACAGTTGTTTACGCAGACAAAAAAAGAAAACCTTATCGTTTAAAATGGGCTCATATTGGATTAGCCTTCCTCAGTTTACCTATCGCATTCTTTTCCCTCTTTAGTTACTCAACTGTACAAGAAACGTATATACAATCACACGAGTTTGGAGAGTTCAGTTCTGAACGTATAGAATTGCATGAGGTATTTCAAATCACGCGTCATTATGAACCCAATCCTACCCGAGTGACGTCTATTACATTTGAGAGTCCGAACAAACAAATCACGATCCCATTTAGTGCAGAAGATGGACGAACATCTCGCGCTATTCAACGAATTATTGGCGATTATAATTTTTCAGTGATAGAAGATGGGCTTTAAAAATTTAAGGAGTTGGCTATGGAAGAATTAATCATTTTATTAAAGTACATATTTTTAGGATCTCTACAAGGATTTACAGAACCAATTCCTATCTCATCTAGTGGACACCTTGTGATTGCTCAAGAATTATTCGGTATTGAGATGAGTGTTGACGATTTCACGTTTGAAATCTTAATGAATTTTGCGTCACTTCTTGCGGTTCTGGCTATCTACCGCAAAGACCTTATACGTTTGGCTACAAACTCATTGAGTTATGTACGTATCAAAACGGAAGAAACAAAAAAAGATTTTCAATTTGTGCTCTACTTACTTATCGCAACGATTCCTGCCGGTGTGATTGGCTTATTATTTGAAGATACAATTGCTGCTGTATTCAGGTCGACAAAGACTGTAGCCGTGGCGCTAATTGCTACGGGTATCGCGCTCTTCTTTATTCGAAATTTAAAGGGACGTAAGAATGATGGAGATTTGACGTGGAAAGATGCGGTAATCGTGGGGTTTGCTCAAGCAATCGCCTTAATCCCAGGGGTCAGTCGTTCTGGTGCAACGATTGTTGCAGCGATGGGTCTTGGCATGAAGCAAGAAACGGCACTTCGTTTCTCCTTCTTATTGTTCATTCCTATAAGTTTAGGTCTCATCTTGGTGAAAATACCTGATCTTGCTCTTGGAGACATGTGGCTACCCTACTTACTTGCCTTTATTTTCTCATTCGGGTTCTCTTACTTTGCCTTGAAATGGTTCATGAACATCATGGCGCGTGGTAATCTAATCTATTTCACGATTTACTGTTTAGTTGTCGGGTTTGGATTCTTAATTTTTGGCTAACAAAAAGGAGCAAGGACTTAGCGTCCTGGCTCCTTTTTTTACTTTGTTTCCCGATGCAACGTCACACGCTTCAAACGTGGGCAATATTTTTTTAACTCAATACGCTCCGGATTATTCCGCTTGTTCTTTTTAGTAATGTAATTACGGTCTCCTGTTTCTGTACATGCCAATGTAATGTTTACTCGCATTTTAGGTTCCTCCTAGTTTTGAACGATAGTTTCTGCACCAGGCAGAGTATCGTTAAATGATGACCAATCTTGTTTGAACTCTTCCTCTGACAACAGGCAGCTTTCAAGATCTTGACGAATGCCGGCTTGCTCCATTTTGATTCCTATTAACACAAGCTCTGTTAAATGAGCATCTGTGTCTTCTTCCCAATACCCTATTTTCTCTATCGTCATGGCTGGACCTGCTTGTGAAAGCAAAATGGCATCTTTTGGTCGAGTTGCAATCCATAAGAATCCTTTTGCTCGAACAACTTCCACTGGCCATTCCATCAACCAATCCATTAAACGTTCCGGATGGAAAGGACGTTCAGCTCTAAACACAAAAGATGAAATCCCATACTCTTCAGTCTCTGGGATATGCTCTTCGTTTAGCTCTTTGATCCATCCAGCACCTTGACTAGCTTCTTCAAAATCAAATAGTCCCGTGTCCAATACGTGGTCCAATGGAATTTTCGAATGATCTGTCTCGTAGATTTTCGCCCCTGGATTTAGTTTACGAATGACACCTTTTAACTCAGCTACGTTTTCTTCTTTCAGCATGTCTACTTTATTAATTAAAATGACGTTTGCAAATTCAATCTGATCAATCAGCAAATCTGCCACTTCGCGCTCATCCTCTTCTCCAACTGCTTCTTTCCGGTCGAGAAGCGTTTCTCCTGAAGTGAAGTCATGCCAGAATCGGTTGGCGTCCACCACTGTCACCATCGTATCTAAGCGACTAATTTGTCCTAAATCGATTCCGACAGTTTCATCAATGTAGGTAAACGTCTGGGCAACTGGAATCGGTTCGCTGATTCCTGAAGATTCGATGACCAAATAATCGATGTCTCCTGCTTCAACTAGCTTTTGCACTTCCACGATCAAATCTTCCCGCAAAGTGCAGCAAATACAACCATTCTGCATTTCTACAAGCTTCTCTTCTGTATGGCGAAAGCCACCCTGTTTAACGATTTCAGCATCTATATTGACTTCGCTCATATCGTTTACGATGACAGCCACTTTAAGTCCTTCGCGATTTGCGAGGATATGGTTGAGCAATGTTGTTTTTCCAGCTCCAAGATAGCCACTCAAAACGGTTACAGGAATTTTTCTCATAGTTATTAGCTCCTCACCAATCAAAACGTAATGATTACGTTTTAAAGAATACTTTATCTTCTTGAAATGTGCAAGTGAAACTTTTACAGTGCTCCTTCGTAAGGTAATTTAAAGGAGTGTTGGAAGTGAAAAATTCAGGAGTGTGTCCAAAATGCAACCATGATGAAGTGCTTCATTTACATGGTATTTTAGAACTTAATCAGATTGGAAATAACATTTATACTGGGGCGGCTGGCACAATAACTGCTTCTCCTGTAGGTCGCTATCTTTGTATGCACTGTGGTTATCTGGAAGAATGGCTGGACAATATGCATGACATTGAAAAGATCAAGAAGCGCTATACGCCATTTAAGTGGGGAGATTAAAAAAAGAGCCCTAGATTAGACTCTTTCAAGTGAAACATTTTCAATTCGAGCTTTTAATGGATATAAATATTCTTTGGGCAATGCCCCTAGGTCTTCGAGTGTCATGAAGCGAGTTTCATCCACTCGAACACTTTCTTTATACTGGTAGCCTTCAATTGAAACTTGGTGGACACTTTCGTCAATCAAGTCAAGGAAATCGCTTAGCCGCGTTGCATACAATCCATCTAGCTCTTCACGTTGAATGATAAGGTCATCGAGTTCCCCCTTGTGAACATACAAAAAGACATGGGCAAACTCAGCATCATTTATTTGGTTTGTCTGAATGTGATAGGGAATCACGCCAAGAGACATCAATTCATCAAAAGCGACTAAGATCCCTAGCTCTTCATGCAGCTCTCGCACGCCATCTTCAACACGTTCCGATGCCTCTATGTGACCAGCTGCTGTAATATCTAAATCCCCTGGATAATCCTTTTTCTTTAAACTTCTCTGCTGAAGATAGATCCACCATTCTCCTAGACGTTTCTCAAGCACCCAACAATGAAACACTTCATGCCAATCTCCATCCTTATGAACTTCTTCTCGTTCTTTATCTCGCAAGTAGCGAAAGTCCTTCGTAAATGTTCGTAGTACCTCTACCATTTTCAACTCTCCTCAAAAAAACCTCTTCTGTTTTAGACACCACAGAAGAGGATTTTATTCATTTAATTCAACTTTTCTTTTCCTGGTAAGCTATTGATCTGTAAAGCCGCATACGTATTACAGAATTTAAAGACTGTCTCTACGACAACCTTTGCACTGTATTCCATGAAAGGCTTCATATGATCACGGTTATTAGGATGGTAGAAAGTCGTTAAGAAATCTAATAAAAGATCATTTACAATTTTTGTTGTCATGTACCCAAGTTCTGCGTGACGAGCGCGCTCTTCAAGAGTTTCGCCTTTTAAAACATAGTCTCGTTGTTTCTCCATCATCTTCTGCAATTCTTCTGGATTTTTCACCATGGTGCGCATATTGCTTAGATAAACTTTAAAGCTATCGGGTGTATAAAAGGTTTCTTTATCAATACTTTGAAAGAAAAAGTTGTTCATTCCGTTTGTATGATTGATATAAAAGGCAACGTTTTTTAAGAGTCCTTCTAAATATTCTTCATCCGACTCTACTTTTTCACGCTTCTCTACAAGAATCTTTTGAATCCCTGTCAGGAGTGCTTCTTTCTCCCATTTAGGTTGCTTGGTTACAGCGTTGATCACGCCAGCTGTCTGTTTTGTCAGTAATTCCATTGACATGTTGGTACACTCCTAATTCTAAATTAAATTTTCTGTCAATAAGCGTATGTTCAGTGTAACATATCCACTCTTCTTGTGCAGAACACCAATTATTCCTCTTACAATTCTCGTAGAAAACTGTGGCGTCAGTGAAGACTAACCGACAAAACACCAGCGCAAAAGCGCTGGTGTTTTTTAAAATATGCCCCAGTAAACCAAATGGAAGAACAGAGGCGCTGTATAGGTGAGGCTATCCACTTTATTAATCGTTTTACTCTCAATAACTGGGCCCTCCCCCGTCTCCCGCAAGAAAAAATTACGCTTCAAAGCAGACATGACGGCTGTTCCGAAGAATCCAGTTGCACCAATTAAGAACCCAGCAAATATACTAAACGGTACAGACATCGGTGTAATCCATGGGGCTAGGATGGCAGCAAGAAGGGTTGTTCCTACAATTCCTGCGATGACCCCCTCCCACGTCAAGTCTGGATTGGCAACAGGCAATACTTTTCGTTTTCCCCATTTTTTTGAGACCATGTATTGAATGACATCATTCGCTTGCGTTAAAGGAATAAGAAAGAGAACCATTAAAGCCCCGTACTGCGTTGCAATCCCCACATCATGGCGCGTAATTTCAGGCATCTTCGCAAAAAGTGCCAAGTGGCTTAATCCAAAAACCAATAGCATAAGTCCCCACTGCGTCATACTGACAGATTTTATAAATCCAGCACTGCTCTTTTGAAACAATCGAGCTAATGGCAAAAACAAGAAGACATAAATGGGAATGAACACAATAAACATGCCGTACCAACCAATATGAATCCAGTAAAAATTTATTGGAATGGCAAGGTATGCCCAAATAAAAAGTCTGCGATCATGCTTGCGTGTTTCAAACATTGAAAAATACTCTCGAAGCGCTAGAAAACATAGAACCATTAGTGACAACAAAGAGATAGTCGGATGAACTAAAAAGGACAATCCAAAAATTGTCGCCATCCCCCACCAAAGCTTTGTCCGAATCACCAATTGTTCATATTTATTGAGCCCCTTATTTTTCCTCTTTTGAAAATATGTTATAACTGATACAAGAAGACTAACAGCAATCAAAATCAAAAACACAACATAGACGACATAGAACGTAGAGTTCATAAAATACTCGACTAACACATTCCCACACCCTTGGACTCAAACAGAAGGAGAGGATCCCCTTTGAATGAACGATTTGTTTATATTTTATTGACCGATACCGGCACCGTCTTTACGAAGACAATCAAAACGTATACCAAAGCTCCTTATAATCACTCTTCTCTCTCTCTAGATAAGGAATTAATTCAATTATATAGCTTTGGACGTAAAAAACCCAACAACCCTTTTCAAGCAGGATTTGTGCAGGAAGATGTACGCAATGGAACTTATAAAAAATATCCAAAAACTACATGCGCTCTCTATGAAATACAAGTCAGTCCTAGACAGTACCAAAAAATCGAGCGAATGATTGCTTTGTTTCAAAAAAATAATAAAAAAACCATTTACAACTTACTAGGAATCTTTG
Protein-coding regions in this window:
- a CDS encoding sugar-binding protein, whose protein sequence is MKKNNMWKWAGLLAASMVFVAGCNSTGGDSSSGVDVGIVLPTKDEPRWVQDEQRFKDALADSDYSTEILFSQGSSAKEKENVDALLNKGIDVLIITPHDGAAAGAAVEAAKQEGVTVISYDRLITDTDAVDYYVTFDSLAVGAAQAQYLIDNADGSGIPLYLYAGAASDNNAFLFFQGAWEVLQPKIADGTFVIANSSEAEALSDKAELSRDELGKIIGQVTTNWDPNEAKNKAQTHLTAAADDQKGDVAILAPNDGTARAIADVFGSDSAITSFFVTGQDAEKASIQYIIDGQQSMTVFKDVRTLVQDAMGMAVDILDGNDPETTGSYDNGAVEVKAKQTDVIVVDQENVKAELIDSEYYEASEFTGLE
- a CDS encoding nitroreductase family protein, translating into MTTITQPTYQQTVKERRSIRVYNPEVKIEKQEMMELLEEASLAPSSLNLQPWRFLVIDSEEGKGKLKELAKFNQRQVDTSAAVIAVFVDMNSSDTTQEIYDLAVEKGVMPADVRDRQVPMIKNMLNDIPREDMRAMNFIDAGLVSMQIMLSAQSRGYATNPIGGFEKAKIAEAFGLEKERFEPVMLISIGQAAEDGYQSVRLPIQDLAKWV
- a CDS encoding alpha/beta hydrolase, whose amino-acid sequence is MKHVFKQGTNPQAPTLLLLHGTGGNEHDLLAIASMIDEEANVLSVRGNVLENGMPRFFKRLAMGVLDQEDLAFRTKELHDYIQQAANDYNFDRENVVAVGYSNGANIAANLIMTEQQSVAGAILYHPMIPNPDAQIPNLAKLPVFIGAGVNDQMVPYKESEGLKAMLLEHGAEVDMHVEPYGHQLTGSEVEASKIWYARNYKQSN
- a CDS encoding MarR family transcriptional regulator; translated protein: MDTKQVGLAIEALVRTSGAFHQRIKEDAVKNELHVTEFSVLELLYHQGRQPVQKVAKHVLITSGSTTYVLDKLVKKQLITRTVCTEDRRITYIELSASGQQLMEQAFPEHLERMSQYFTGIEEEEFKQWLEITRKLGKAARKGD
- a CDS encoding acetyl-CoA C-acetyltransferase, producing MKNVYIVEGARTAFTAFGGSFSAVPADELGKVTAQEAMKRAGVLPEQIDHVIYGNVIHSHTNAAYLARHIGLKAGVPKEVPALTLNRLCGSGTQALVSAAQLIQLGEADVVLAGGAENMSMAPFASFTSRFHQAKLGPMKFEDMILSTLTDDYTGNGMGMTAEKLADMYTISREEQDAFAVESNQRAAAARESGRFAKEIVPFPLTSRKGTVMVELDEHIKPDTTVESLGKLRPSFKKEGSVTAGNASGINDGAASLVLAGEEAVTKQELKPIARIVSWGVSGVDPEIMGIGPVPAIKQALERANMTLDQMDLVEVNEAFAAQYLAVEKELGLDRAKTNVNGGALALGHPVGTSGARIVLSLAYELQERNLQYGVASLCIGGGQGIAMIIERV
- the mdh gene encoding malate dehydrogenase translates to MTFRRTKIAVIGAGFTGATTAFMLAQKELGDVVLLDIPQQENPTKGKALDMLETGPVQKFSTRVQGASDYEAIRDADLVIVTAGIARKPGMSRDDLVATNAGIMRTVSENIKHYAPNSFILVLSNPVDAMTYVCYKTTGFSKNRVIGQSGVLDTARFSTFVAEELNISAKDITGFVLGGHGDDMVPLVRYSSAGGVPLTVLLSEERLQAIVERTRKGGGEIVALLGNGSAYYAPAAALVEMAEALIKDEKRILPAIAYLEGEYGYSDIYLGVPTVLGGNGIERIIELELTEAEKTALDRSAESVKTVMNLV
- a CDS encoding CopD family protein produces the protein MELLVMAGQLVLSLGLAVLVGSFLLLAVPETKRPALRVSPIIILISTLAVVIGAFIPILQITFALMPRQSFTTALETVLLSYRTGIAWDFTLLGGVLLILFYTVFQERREWYFQAGYLALTTFLIGTIAWASHASSIAPIKGFIGDFLHLLAAAVWVGVVLVIAWFSTNTQNWLPWLKWFSPVAFISFVTMGVSGFLLMDLTVPNYATGLSTSYGQGLFIKQVLMIPLVAYIVINSFFMKRWIESRKLDPIPWVRAESIILVAIFTVTAFFSHQAPPSSMVMEANLSALSTFFLQDSVQSGVQLGLQVGIGTVLFGGLAILFSGLVVTSFIKRAPLLAGGFFSLAAILSAYIAMMSGITTI
- a CDS encoding copper resistance protein CopC; the encoded protein is MKRSLILITILMSLFITSVASAHTELSATTPEDGAELTETIDAITLTYSGQIEEGSVFDVLTESGQEVAVTDFTIEDGVLTGQLEQPLENGTYTVNWNSISEDGHPLNGTFGFTVNAPVEEVAAEEEVATEEEEEPVAGEQEEMDDSSQATEVASTTATAEEEGTSPFIWIIAALAVVLVAVSILTITRRKRA